The nucleotide window CATCGGGACCTTGACCTTCAACTGGACGGCCGTCAACACCAGCACCCAACTGGACTTCGCCAAGAGCGCCACGAACGCTCGGGCGGCCTGGAATATTGAAGTCCTCGACAGCAGCACCTACGACAAGATTGTCAGCAACGGCTACCTGTCCACGACGGCTTTGACCAATTCCGTGCTGGTCGTCGATACTCAGGCCCCGGTCTCCGGGACGCTGACGATCTACCAGGGCATCGCCAGCCAGAACCTCAGCGCGATGTCGTTCGGCGAAGTCCAGTGGCTCAACAACTACCTGGGCACGGTGGTCTACGGCACTGACGGGAGTATCAAGCTCACCAATATCATCACCCCGGTGCTCTGGGAAACTGCCAGCGGCGACTGGACGGGCGCTGCCAACTGGAGCCCCGACGGCAAACCGACGGGCACGACGCTGACGTCGGTCCTCAACGGCGGCGTTTGCGAGATTAGCACAGCCGAGAGCACCGCAACCTTGTACATCAAGAACGCCGACAGCACGGTCAACATCGCCGCGACCGGCGGCCTGGCGGTTGGCACCAGCGTGGACGTTCTGGCCGGCAGTGCCTTGTCGGTCAGCGGCGCTCTGGCGACCCCGATCCTGCGGACGGCTGGAACCACCAGCTTCAACAGCGGCGCCACCGGCACGGTCGCCGACCTGAGAGTCTCCGGAGGAACCACCGCCGTCAATGCCGGCTGGGCCGGGGCGATCACGAACCTGACGGTCTCCGGCGGCGGGGCCTTCAGCGTCGCCGATGGGCAAGACTTCACCACCACCAGCACTACCCTCAGCAGCGGCACGCTGGACCTGGGCATCGGCACCAGCTCCAGCCTGGGCACGCTGTCGATCTACGGCGGAATGTTCACGGCGGACCGGGCGATGGCTGCCGGCGCCGTCACGATGTCCGGCGGCGCCTGGACCGCCAACGGCGCGGTCGGCGTCACCAGCATCACCGCCACTGGCGGGACTATGGACTTCAATCAGGGCCTCACCGCCAGCGGCGCCGTTAGCGCCACCAATGCCTCTATCGCGATCGATAACGGCGCGGCGCTCCAGAACGTCACCGCCGCCAAGACCACCGCTGACGCAGCGGTTGCCCTGACGATGGAGAATGGAACCTACACGGCCGGAACCGTTCAGGCCGCCGGGACGGTTGTCATCGACAACGCCACCGTCGCGGTGACGGCGCTGAACGTCGGCGTGAACAATTCGTACCAGACCATCGCCACGATCACCGATTCGACGGTGACGGCCGGTTCCACGAACATCCGCTACAGCAACAGTTCGGGCAACCCCACGACGCTGACGGTCGGCGATGGCGGCACGCTGATTCTGGCCGCCACGGCCAACTATGGTTTTGACAGCGGCAACTACAACCAGGGACGTTACGTCCTTGCCGAAGGCGGCGTGATCCGCTTCACCAGCTCGATCGATCTGACCACCTTCCAGGCCCGCACGCAGTGGAACAGCGGCGTGCTTGAGGTCGTCGGCACGCTGGGCAGCTACAACAATGCGGCCCTGACGGCGGGGCAGATCATCGACTTCGGCGCCACCGGCGGCCTGGCTGCCGGCACCGACAAGATGTACCTGCGTGGCGGCGAGATGCGCTTCAGCAACGGCTTCGCCCGCGACGCGCGGCTGCAGATGACCGAAGATCTGGGTACGATCATCGTCTCCGGCGGCGCCTTGTCGGGCATGGGCGGCATGGTTTCGGCCAACCTCGTCCTCAGTGGCGCCGCGGCCACCTGGTCCACCGGGACCGCCACGATGAGTTCGGGCTCAGTGCTGATGCTCGCTGACGGGGCCAAGGCCACCGTGGGGGCGGGTAAGTTCTTCACAGCCGACCAGATCGCCTTTGCCGGCACGGGCGGCACGGTGGAGCTGGCCGACGGATTCCTGATCCATGGCGCCCAGAAACTGGTTCTTAGCGCCGCAGCGGCGATTACCGGCAGCGGCCAGATCCTCGTCGGCTCCAGCGGGATCGACCTGGGCGCCACCGGTGACGAAGGCAGCCTCATCGGCGCCGGCGCCGGTCTGGTGGTCTACGGCGACATCAGCGGCAACGGCTCGCTGGTCAACACCACCGTCTACGGAAACATCAGCGTCGGCCACAGCCCCGGCGAGATGACCCTCGACGGAGCGACCCTCAGCGGCAGCAGCGTTCTGACGATGGAAATCGGCGGCGCCGAGTCCGGTCTGTACGACCAGGTGATTCTGCCGGGCAGCCTGAATCTCCAGAGCGGCGCGACGCTGGAGATCGCCTGGTACAACGGCTTTGAGGCCGTCGCCGGCCAGAGCTTCCAACTGTTCGACATCAACGGCGGCGCGATCAACGGCACCTTCGCCCTGGTTACGCCTGGCTTCAGCAATCCGGACCTGACGTGGGATCTGTCGCACCTGTACACCAGCGGCACGATCACAGTGACGGGCATCCCCGAACCGGCGACGATGGCGCTGCTGGCCGTCGGCGGGCTGCTGATCCTGGCGCGTCGGCGCGGGCGGAGAGAACACGAATGACGCGGATGGGGATGAATGAAGTGCAGGGATAGAAAGGATCACCACAGAGGCACAGAGGTCATTGAGGTAACGACAAGAACAGAAGCAAGAACCAAGCTCTATTCTTTCTACCTCGTTTCTCTCTGAGCCTCTGTGGTGAGTTGTATTGCTCGCCGCTCACCACTCACAACTCACAACTGACTAGAAGACTGCGGCGTCAGGTGCAGGACCTTGCCCATGCGTCGCCATCGGGCGTAGCGCTGGGCCAGCAGCTTATCGCCGGCAAGGGCCTTGAGCTCGCGCAGGCTCTTGACGAGGTAGCGTTCCAGGTTTCCTGCCGCCTCGATCGGGTCGCGATGGGCGGCGCCCAGCGGTTCTGGGATGATGTCGTCGATCACGTCGAGCTCTTTGAGCTGAGGGGCGGTGAGCTTGAGGGCCTCGGCGGCCTCGGGGGCCTTTTCGCCCGTGCGCCACAAGATGCTCGCGCAGCCTTCTGGCGAGATGACCGAGTAGTACGCATAGCGGAGCATGGCGATGCGGTCGCCGACGGCCACGCCCAGCGCCCCGCCGCTGCCGCCCTCGCCGATGACTACGCAGACGATGGGCGTGGCCAGGCGGCTCATTTCCAGCAGGTTTCGGGCGATGGCCTCGGCCACGCCGCGCTCTTCCGAGCCCACGCCGGGGTAGGCCCCCTGCGTGTCGACCAGTGTCACCACCGGCAGGTGGAACTTGCCGGCCAATTGCATCACGCGCAGGGCCTTGCGGAAGCCCTCGGGGTGCGCACAGCCGAAGTTGCAGGCGACCTTTTCCTTGGTGTCGCGCCCCTTCTGCTGGGCGATGATGACGGCCTTCTCCGTACCGATCGACCCTATGCCGGTGATGATGGCCTTGTCGTCGGCGAAGCGGCGGTCGCCGTGGAGCTCGACGAAGTTCTTGACGATC belongs to Planctomycetaceae bacterium and includes:
- a CDS encoding PEP-CTERM sorting domain-containing protein (PEP-CTERM proteins occur, often in large numbers, in the proteomes of bacteria that also encode an exosortase, a predicted intramembrane cysteine proteinase. The presence of a PEP-CTERM domain at a protein's C-terminus predicts cleavage within the sorting domain, followed by covalent anchoring to some some component of the (usually Gram-negative) cell surface. Many PEP-CTERM proteins exhibit an unusual sequence composition that includes large numbers of potential glycosylation sites. Expression of one such protein has been shown restore the ability of a bacterium to form floc, a type of biofilm.) translates to MKNVALLFALVAISTSAALGNDFVWDAGGANSSWVTNANWDPESPAPNYATTSTDTFLIGEGFAAATTDTTFGAALTVQGTLNVATQGATASKLSLNGGTLAASNAGGYSLINGTLTVDPGAAGALVGVLNNSTASDFYLRMKLNKDLINGTGDLVKTGSGRLRLGGVAGGTWDGTLTIESGSVYMENVNGLAQGTIQLNAGGGTFEIGSGFASGSVYINNGATMAWNSQNVQAYALHLNGGTLSGTGATPYCTTNSNFYIDADSIIEQNGTDRFYIQAKLIGSANIEIGGTGVTTFAYNGNVNTYSGTINVGDGKIVSMENTWGLCGGTADVASGGTFRIGAGFSNGQVNIGEGAIADNANYGGGNTNDTVVSNLHLQGGTLQGAGNQNMGHGGSNSKVWVDSDSVLKGKTAGQSMIVSAQLNGEGDLEIQGPGSVYLNSDQAASTYSGTITVASDATLRMNNRYGLGGGTVQLGASSGSFLLGAGLSNGTVNVGAGAIAQVDGGGAFVTGELHLRGGTLAFTGSGYIENTSGSRIYVDEGFTSYVSDAAGGQAGLVRASLVGAGDLLITGAGDVALGSNTLTTGYTGTIRIASGTTLRMENANGLSGGTIELDGASGTFKLSEGFANGSVNVKTGGSVYADMNGAWKIASQLRLQGGTVSSLSTTNNNYYVGDNTDNSRLYLDSESAIQASYATKYLHMGAKLYGTATANKTGTGILRMYRNSTSSYTGNWNIQEGILELANISSWNAQEALGSGAAVNIAGGAYLRFTDNNSNNIWSITKTLTGTGTVQSSGTSDKFVISRDATDSFGGISPGTNGIGTLTFNWTAVNTSTQLDFAKSATNARAAWNIEVLDSSTYDKIVSNGYLSTTALTNSVLVVDTQAPVSGTLTIYQGIASQNLSAMSFGEVQWLNNYLGTVVYGTDGSIKLTNIITPVLWETASGDWTGAANWSPDGKPTGTTLTSVLNGGVCEISTAESTATLYIKNADSTVNIAATGGLAVGTSVDVLAGSALSVSGALATPILRTAGTTSFNSGATGTVADLRVSGGTTAVNAGWAGAITNLTVSGGGAFSVADGQDFTTTSTTLSSGTLDLGIGTSSSLGTLSIYGGMFTADRAMAAGAVTMSGGAWTANGAVGVTSITATGGTMDFNQGLTASGAVSATNASIAIDNGAALQNVTAAKTTADAAVALTMENGTYTAGTVQAAGTVVIDNATVAVTALNVGVNNSYQTIATITDSTVTAGSTNIRYSNSSGNPTTLTVGDGGTLILAATANYGFDSGNYNQGRYVLAEGGVIRFTSSIDLTTFQARTQWNSGVLEVVGTLGSYNNAALTAGQIIDFGATGGLAAGTDKMYLRGGEMRFSNGFARDARLQMTEDLGTIIVSGGALSGMGGMVSANLVLSGAAATWSTGTATMSSGSVLMLADGAKATVGAGKFFTADQIAFAGTGGTVELADGFLIHGAQKLVLSAAAAITGSGQILVGSSGIDLGATGDEGSLIGAGAGLVVYGDISGNGSLVNTTVYGNISVGHSPGEMTLDGATLSGSSVLTMEIGGAESGLYDQVILPGSLNLQSGATLEIAWYNGFEAVAGQSFQLFDINGGAINGTFALVTPGFSNPDLTWDLSHLYTSGTITVTGIPEPATMALLAVGGLLILARRRGRREHE
- a CDS encoding acetyl-CoA carboxylase carboxyltransferase subunit alpha, translating into MAGGYQLPFERPILRLHKQIEELEAAQAKSGRDYVSEIHQIRAQRTGLLRKTYDALTAWETVQVARHPARPLAKDYIAQIVKNFVELHGDRRFADDKAIITGIGSIGTEKAVIIAQQKGRDTKEKVACNFGCAHPEGFRKALRVMQLAGKFHLPVVTLVDTQGAYPGVGSEERGVAEAIARNLLEMSRLATPIVCVVIGEGGSGGALGVAVGDRIAMLRYAYYSVISPEGCASILWRTGEKAPEAAEALKLTAPQLKELDVIDDIIPEPLGAAHRDPIEAAGNLERYLVKSLRELKALAGDKLLAQRYARWRRMGKVLHLTPQSSSQL